A window of the Lactuca sativa cultivar Salinas chromosome 5, Lsat_Salinas_v11, whole genome shotgun sequence genome harbors these coding sequences:
- the LOC111889385 gene encoding probable mediator of RNA polymerase II transcription subunit 26b, with protein MSVPKSAARMDYWREYFGSANANIFDIIEGAIMMAASDYPNEFRIRRDSIAQTLFSCRLIKCSGCDKEELALPVDDNADDDDDDDDAGDDDGDEGVKYKSKLTDVDGNWSKESSKVINSSRNDDDDDEEEEEEEDDDDDHHRRDVEVNEMNHHVSNYSYGDAEALTDEIEEESQMFDEVMRIKEIVDNSPDESTFDICNSLRKLQLMNLSVETLKATEIGKSVNVLRKHASKDVRQIAKVLIEVWKRMVDEWVKATTKVTVSEATPESMNPSVLDEEEGLPSPPLDDLAFLNPHAMSLELSEKFFDGMDDYGNLRKSAESNKNRDNNRKPPVEKQNITKLKEQKPLNGPTMARKEDRDSNVMKQQTGVKPTRPPVANLAPRIKPNDRKLQNPEKPTLQKRPIAHQQRKPWRANEESVQDKLEETKRKLQERYQQAENAKRQRTIQVMELHDLPKQEVQVDRKNQQMRPGNNHNRHWAHGRC; from the exons ATGTCGGTCCCAAAATCTGCTGCACGGATGGATTACTGGAGGGAGTATTTTGGTAGCGCTAATGCGAATATATTCGATATCATTGAAGGAGCGATCATGATGGCTGCTTCTGATTATCCAAACGAGTTTAGGATTAGGAGAGATTCGATTGCTCAGACTTTGTTCTCCTGTAGATTAATCAAATGCTCTGGTTGTGATAAAGAGGAATTAGCCTTGCCTGTAGATGATAATGctgatgacgatgacgatgacGATGATGCTGGTGATGATGACGGAGATGAAGGGGTTAAGTATAAGAGTAAATTAACAGATGTTGATGGGAACTGGAGTAAAGAGAGCAGCAAGGTGATAAATAGTTCTAgaaacgatgatgatgatgatgaagaagaggaagaagaagaagatgatgatgatgatcatcaTCGTCGTGATGTAGAGGTTAATGAAATGAACCATCATGTTAGCAATTACAGCTATGGAGATGCAGAAGCTCTTACCGATGAAATTGAAGAAGAATCCCAGATGTTTGATGAGGTTATGAGGATTAAAGAGATTGTTGACAACAGCCCAGATGAG TCTACATTCGACATATGTAATTCGTTAAGGAAGCTTCAATTGATGAATTTATCAGTAGAAACACTCAAG GCAACTGAGATTGGAAAATCCGTTAATGTTCTTCGAAAGCATGCATCAAAGGATGTTCGCCAAATTGCAAAAGTGCTAATTGA GGTGTGGAAGCGGATGGTAGATGAATGGGTGAAGGCTACGACTAAAGTGACCG TTTCTGAAGCTACCCCGGAGTCGATGAATCCATCTGTTCTTGATGAAGAGGAAGGCCTTCCGTCACCTCCTTTAGACGATTTAGCGTTTTTGAACCCTCACGCAATGTCATTGGAGCTATCCGAG AAGTTCTTTGATGGCATGGATGATTACGGAA ATCTTAGGAAAAGCGCGGAATCCAACAAGAACCGTGATAACAACAGAAAGCCACCAGTCGAGAAGCAAAACATAACCAAGTTGAAAGAACAAAAACCGTTAAACGGGCCCACCATGGCCCGAAAGGAGGATCGTGACTCAAATGTTATGAAGCAACAAACCGGTGTCAAACCAACTAGACCTCCCGTTGCCAACTTGGCACCACGAATTAAACCGAATGACCGCAAGTTGCAAAACCCTGAAAAACCAACTCTTCAAAAGAGACCAATAGCACATCAACAACGT AAACCGTGGCGTGCGAATGAGGAAAGCGTTCAAGACAAGCTTGAAGAGACAAAAAGGAAACTCCAAGAACGTTATCAACAAGCGGAAAACG CGAAGAGACAACGAACGATACAAGTGATGGAACTGCATGATCTACCGAAGCAGGAGGTTCAGGTTGACCGGAAAAACCAACAGATGAGGCCTGGTAACAACCATAACAGACATTGGGCGCATGGGCGTTGCTGA